In Dendrosporobacter quercicolus, a single genomic region encodes these proteins:
- the hemC gene encoding hydroxymethylbilane synthase yields the protein MKEKLVIGTRGSKLALWQAHYIADCLRSRYAGLEVSLQRVVTTGDKILDVPLARIGGKGLFTKELETSMLAGEIDLAVHSMKDMPTELPEGLILAAVTERTDAGDALISPQYKSVEALPPGARVGTSSLRRKAQLLHYRPDLIISDLRGNLDTRLNKLETEQLDAIVLAVAGLKRLGWQDRITQILPTRLCLPAVGQGALAIETRSGDHTVRVMLEFLDDAKTRAAVTAERAFLREVEGGCQVPVGVYGTVEQQAVRVEAVILTVDGTTAVRDSICGDERQAAALGQALAKRMLDAGGREIMAGLAGVS from the coding sequence GTGAAAGAAAAATTGGTTATCGGTACGCGCGGCAGTAAGTTAGCCTTATGGCAGGCCCATTATATTGCTGATTGTTTACGGAGCCGGTATGCCGGCCTGGAGGTTAGCTTACAGCGGGTGGTGACGACCGGCGACAAAATTCTGGATGTGCCGCTGGCCAGAATTGGCGGCAAGGGCTTATTTACGAAAGAACTGGAGACGTCGATGCTGGCGGGTGAAATTGATCTGGCTGTGCACAGCATGAAAGATATGCCGACCGAGTTGCCTGAAGGGCTGATCCTGGCTGCAGTTACTGAACGGACTGATGCCGGCGATGCCCTGATCAGTCCGCAATATAAGTCGGTGGAGGCCTTGCCGCCCGGAGCCAGAGTGGGCACTTCCAGCCTGCGCAGAAAAGCCCAGCTCTTGCACTACCGGCCGGATTTAATTATCAGTGATTTGCGGGGTAATCTCGATACCAGGCTGAATAAGCTGGAAACCGAGCAGCTTGATGCCATTGTGCTGGCAGTAGCCGGTTTAAAGCGGCTGGGCTGGCAGGACCGGATTACCCAGATTTTACCGACCAGGCTCTGTTTGCCGGCAGTAGGCCAGGGGGCCCTGGCGATTGAAACCCGCAGTGGCGACCACACTGTGCGGGTAATGCTGGAATTTTTGGATGATGCTAAAACCCGGGCCGCCGTTACCGCCGAGCGGGCTTTTTTGCGGGAAGTGGAGGGAGGCTGCCAGGTGCCGGTAGGGGTCTATGGCACAGTTGAGCAGCAGGCTGTACGGGTTGAGGCAGTTATCTTAACGGTTGACGGTACAACCGCGGTGCGGGATTCTATTTGTGGCGATGAGCGGCAAGCCGCTGCTTTAGGCCAGGCGCTGGCTAAGCGGATGCTTGACGCCGGCGGCAGGGAAATTATGGCCGGTCTGGCGGGTGTAAGTTAA
- a CDS encoding precorrin-2 dehydrogenase/sirohydrochlorin ferrochelatase family protein, whose product MPFYPVNLQITGKPCVVIGGGSVAERKTAALLKAEAVVTVLSPKMTLALSRLAQIQHIHHVDRLYRQGDLAGFFLVICATDDPGINRQAAREAASRGILVNVVDEPDIGNFHVPAQITRGDLLLTVSTGGKSPAFASQLRRELAERYGEEYGTYLDIVAAVRAEMKSKLATAGEREQFWRDSFDEEVILLLRQGKINEAEARIRNATGSFRS is encoded by the coding sequence GTGCCTTTCTATCCAGTTAATCTGCAGATCACAGGGAAACCTTGTGTTGTGATTGGCGGCGGGTCAGTGGCAGAGCGTAAAACAGCCGCCCTGCTCAAGGCCGAAGCGGTTGTGACAGTATTGAGTCCGAAGATGACCCTCGCTTTAAGCCGATTAGCGCAAATACAGCACATTCATCATGTGGACAGGCTGTACCGGCAAGGAGATCTCGCCGGTTTTTTTCTCGTTATCTGTGCAACCGATGACCCCGGGATCAACCGGCAGGCTGCCCGGGAAGCCGCGAGCCGGGGTATTTTGGTCAATGTCGTTGATGAACCGGATATTGGCAATTTTCACGTGCCGGCGCAGATTACGCGGGGCGATTTGCTCCTGACTGTGTCAACCGGCGGTAAAAGTCCGGCGTTCGCCAGTCAATTGCGGCGGGAACTGGCTGAACGGTATGGCGAAGAGTATGGAACCTATCTGGATATCGTGGCCGCAGTCCGGGCTGAAATGAAGAGTAAGCTGGCGACCGCAGGAGAACGGGAGCAGTTTTGGCGGGATAGTTTTGACGAAGAGGTAATACTCTTGCTGCGGCAAGGTAAGATAAATGAGGCGGAGGCTAGGATTAGGAATGCAACTGGTAGTTTTAGGTCTTAA
- the hemL gene encoding glutamate-1-semialdehyde 2,1-aminomutase: MSVKHEQSARAFREAKNFIPGGVNSPVRSFGAVGGVPPFIARAAGSKIIDIDGNEYIDYVGSWGPMILGHAYPAVTEALQQAVLNGTSYGAPTLLETELAKLINELMPSMELVRMVNSGTEATMSALRLARAFTGRNKILKFVGCYHGHHDSLLVKAGSGAATLGIPNSPGVPDSIAGNTLTVAYNDITELRSVFAEMGQDIAAVIIEPVAGNMGLVLPKQGYLGAVRQLTEQYGALLIFDEVMCGFRVALGGAQSVYGVKPDLTCLGKVIGGGLPVAAYGGRRDIMEHIAPAGAVYQAGTLSGNPLAMTAGIVTLKLISQIPETPRQPDFFHKLTAKTKQLCQGLQAQAAKFELKLQFHQAGSMFGLFFSDKAVDDYDSAKQSDAGAFNTYFHAMLEQGVYLAPSQFEASFMSAAHTDEDIAATIAASAIAFARVADYYKAK, translated from the coding sequence ATGAGTGTAAAGCATGAACAGTCGGCGCGGGCTTTCCGTGAAGCTAAAAATTTTATTCCCGGCGGCGTTAACAGTCCGGTGCGTTCATTCGGCGCGGTGGGCGGCGTACCGCCATTTATCGCCAGAGCCGCCGGCAGCAAAATTATTGATATTGATGGCAATGAATATATTGACTATGTCGGTTCCTGGGGACCGATGATTCTGGGGCATGCGTATCCGGCGGTAACGGAAGCTTTGCAGCAGGCCGTCCTGAACGGCACCAGTTATGGCGCGCCGACTCTGCTGGAAACCGAACTGGCCAAACTGATTAATGAATTGATGCCTTCAATGGAGCTGGTCCGGATGGTAAATTCGGGAACAGAGGCTACCATGAGCGCGCTTCGGCTGGCGAGGGCCTTTACCGGACGCAATAAGATCCTGAAGTTTGTCGGCTGCTATCATGGCCATCATGACAGTTTGCTGGTCAAGGCCGGATCGGGGGCCGCCACACTGGGGATTCCCAACAGCCCGGGCGTGCCGGACAGTATCGCCGGCAATACCCTTACTGTCGCTTATAATGATATTACTGAACTGCGCAGTGTTTTTGCCGAAATGGGTCAGGACATCGCAGCGGTGATTATTGAGCCTGTGGCCGGTAATATGGGGCTGGTTTTACCGAAACAGGGTTATCTGGGCGCGGTACGGCAGCTTACTGAGCAATATGGAGCGCTGCTTATTTTTGATGAGGTCATGTGCGGTTTCCGGGTGGCGCTGGGCGGCGCCCAGTCGGTATACGGCGTAAAGCCTGATTTGACCTGCCTTGGCAAAGTGATTGGCGGAGGTTTGCCGGTGGCGGCCTATGGCGGACGGCGTGATATTATGGAACATATTGCACCGGCCGGCGCTGTGTATCAGGCCGGGACGCTGAGCGGCAACCCGCTGGCCATGACCGCCGGAATTGTCACCCTGAAGCTGATTTCACAGATTCCTGAAACACCGCGGCAGCCGGATTTTTTCCATAAACTGACGGCAAAAACCAAGCAGCTTTGCCAGGGATTGCAGGCTCAGGCCGCGAAGTTTGAGCTTAAGCTGCAATTTCATCAGGCCGGTTCAATGTTTGGCCTGTTTTTTAGCGACAAAGCGGTTGATGATTATGACAGCGCCAAACAGTCCGATGCCGGCGCATTTAATACCTATTTTCACGCCATGCTGGAACAGGGCGTTTATCTGGCTCCTTCCCAGTTTGAAGCGTCATTTATGTCGGCGGCGCATACGGATGAAGATATTGCAGCTACCATTGCGGCCAGCGCCATCGCTTTTGCCAGGGTCGCCGACTACTATAAAGCAAAATAA
- a CDS encoding DUF4337 domain-containing protein: MNQPAKQWNKRISVLIAITTLVLAVCATLAAFKAASYGNRMVLAQSQAANQWSYYQAKSIKETAYQLQRDLLALTAGNQGLPDELVQEKLAEYDQNIARYQQEKQFIADQAGMLESECGQSQELSTSFSQSLMFLQVGILLSSLASINKVLYYWYAGLFSGIGGIWFFLHALYWSL, encoded by the coding sequence ATGAACCAGCCCGCCAAACAGTGGAATAAAAGAATCTCCGTACTTATCGCTATTACCACGTTGGTACTGGCCGTATGCGCCACTCTGGCCGCGTTTAAGGCTGCATCGTACGGCAATCGCATGGTGCTGGCCCAAAGTCAGGCCGCCAACCAGTGGTCCTACTATCAGGCCAAAAGCATTAAAGAAACCGCCTATCAGCTTCAACGGGATTTACTGGCGCTGACAGCCGGCAACCAGGGACTGCCGGATGAACTGGTACAAGAAAAACTGGCCGAATATGATCAGAACATCGCCCGCTATCAGCAGGAAAAACAATTTATCGCCGATCAGGCCGGCATGCTGGAAAGCGAGTGCGGCCAATCCCAGGAACTCAGCACCAGCTTTAGTCAGTCCCTGATGTTTTTGCAGGTTGGTATTTTGCTCTCATCACTGGCTTCCATCAACAAAGTCCTTTACTACTGGTATGCCGGCCTGTTCAGCGGTATCGGCGGCATCTGGTTTTTTCTCCACGCCCTCTACTGGTCACTCTAG
- the cobA gene encoding uroporphyrinogen-III C-methyltransferase — translation MQGMVYLVGAGPGDYKLISVKAMEYIKQADTIVYDRLADDRLLAYARPEAELIYVGKASSAHTMGQQEINQLLVDQARAGKTVVRLKGGDPFVFGRGGEEALALVENGLPFEIVPGITSAVSVPAYAGIPVTHRGIAVSFAVVTGHEDPAKAESGIQWDKLATAVDTLVFLMGVENLPHITDRLIAHGRPATTPAAVIRWGTKPEQRVLVTTVGQAAQAVAEQGFKPPAIFVVGEVVRLRSQLAWFDQKPLFGKTVLVTRAREQASILTGRLEALGARCIEAPAIKIVPMPQYAELDAAIEALADFDWLVLTSVNGVDHFFARLAQTGRDTRALGGVKVAAIGVQTAQRLKRFGITADIVPAEFRAEGIIEALQGKITANMKILIPRALVARDVLPQKLTEMGAAVSVAPVYQTVQADTDGPLLAQKIDAGAIDLITFTSSSTVINLLGLLGENGAELINKAKVACIGPITAGTCLEHGIEPDIIAEEYTVGGLVQAILNGEGEGQ, via the coding sequence ATGCAAGGCATGGTATATCTGGTGGGAGCCGGTCCCGGTGACTATAAGCTGATTAGTGTAAAAGCTATGGAATACATCAAGCAGGCGGATACAATTGTATATGACCGTCTGGCCGATGACCGGCTGCTGGCTTATGCCCGGCCGGAAGCGGAGCTGATTTACGTCGGCAAGGCTTCAAGCGCCCATACGATGGGCCAGCAAGAGATTAACCAATTGCTGGTGGATCAGGCCCGGGCGGGGAAAACAGTGGTCCGGTTAAAAGGGGGTGACCCTTTTGTGTTTGGCCGTGGCGGTGAAGAAGCGCTTGCACTGGTGGAAAACGGTCTGCCGTTTGAAATCGTACCAGGCATTACCTCGGCTGTTTCCGTACCGGCTTACGCCGGCATTCCGGTAACTCATCGCGGAATAGCGGTCTCTTTTGCCGTGGTTACCGGCCATGAGGATCCGGCCAAAGCTGAGTCCGGTATTCAATGGGATAAGCTGGCTACTGCAGTTGATACACTGGTATTTTTAATGGGTGTGGAAAACCTGCCCCATATTACGGACAGGCTGATTGCTCACGGCCGCCCGGCCACTACACCGGCAGCGGTCATCCGCTGGGGCACCAAGCCGGAGCAGCGGGTATTGGTCACTACAGTTGGCCAGGCAGCGCAGGCTGTGGCCGAGCAGGGTTTTAAGCCGCCGGCTATTTTTGTTGTCGGCGAGGTTGTCCGGCTGCGCTCGCAACTGGCCTGGTTTGATCAGAAGCCGCTGTTTGGAAAAACGGTGCTGGTGACCAGAGCGAGGGAACAGGCCAGTATACTAACAGGCAGGCTGGAGGCGTTGGGCGCCCGGTGCATTGAAGCGCCGGCCATAAAAATTGTCCCTATGCCCCAATATGCTGAACTGGATGCGGCAATTGAGGCGTTAGCCGATTTTGACTGGCTGGTTTTGACCAGTGTGAACGGGGTTGACCATTTTTTTGCCCGCCTGGCTCAAACCGGACGCGATACGAGGGCTTTGGGCGGCGTTAAGGTTGCCGCGATTGGCGTTCAAACAGCTCAACGGCTGAAACGTTTTGGGATAACCGCCGATATAGTTCCGGCTGAATTTAGAGCGGAGGGAATCATTGAAGCCCTGCAGGGCAAAATAACCGCGAACATGAAGATATTAATTCCCCGGGCCCTGGTTGCCAGGGATGTTTTACCGCAAAAGTTAACCGAGATGGGCGCTGCGGTTTCGGTTGCGCCTGTTTATCAAACGGTTCAAGCTGATACCGACGGACCGCTGCTGGCTCAAAAAATTGATGCCGGCGCAATTGATTTGATTACTTTTACCAGTTCCTCGACTGTGATCAATCTGTTGGGTTTACTGGGAGAAAACGGCGCTGAATTAATTAATAAGGCAAAAGTTGCCTGCATTGGGCCAATTACCGCCGGTACTTGTCTCGAACATGGCATAGAGCCTGATATCATTGCTGAAGAGTATACTGTCGGCGGGTTAGTGCAGGCAATCCTAAACGGTGAGGGGGAAGGGCAATGA
- a CDS encoding Crp/Fnr family transcriptional regulator has translation MQEPDVKDIQYLKNVPVFGSLPEDQLLQIHRHTIERTYRKGTVIFLEGDPGKGFHYVKRGKVKIVKMADDGREHIIKIMGAGEIFAEVLLFNNCPYPATAIAVEESCIGLIKNLDLETLILKNNALALQLIKALSQRLLYAQQKIKNLALNDVMARTAEILLRLASEHGRPKAGGIEISLDLSRQDLASLVGTTRETLTRMLSALKRDGIIDFTGQKVSILDEPALKRLIS, from the coding sequence ATGCAGGAACCAGATGTCAAGGATATTCAATATCTAAAAAATGTACCGGTCTTTGGCAGTTTGCCTGAAGACCAATTGCTCCAGATCCACCGGCATACGATTGAACGCACGTATCGCAAAGGGACGGTTATTTTTTTGGAAGGCGACCCCGGGAAAGGGTTTCATTATGTTAAGCGCGGTAAAGTCAAAATTGTAAAAATGGCCGACGATGGCCGTGAACATATCATTAAAATTATGGGCGCCGGCGAGATCTTCGCCGAAGTGCTGCTATTTAACAATTGTCCTTATCCGGCTACGGCCATCGCAGTGGAAGAATCCTGTATTGGATTAATTAAGAATCTTGATCTGGAAACGCTTATCTTAAAGAATAATGCCCTGGCCCTTCAGCTAATCAAGGCGCTTAGCCAGCGGTTATTGTACGCGCAGCAGAAAATTAAGAATCTAGCGCTGAACGATGTTATGGCCCGGACGGCTGAAATCCTGCTGCGGCTGGCCAGTGAGCATGGGCGGCCCAAAGCCGGCGGTATTGAAATCAGCCTTGATTTATCGCGGCAGGATCTGGCAAGTTTGGTCGGCACAACCCGGGAGACCCTCACCAGAATGCTGAGCGCACTGAAAAGGGACGGCATTATCGATTTTACCGGCCAAAAGGTCAGCATTCTGGATGAGCCGGCCTTAAAGCGGCTGATATCATAA
- the hemB gene encoding porphobilinogen synthase, whose translation MTAPLIRPRRLRVSAGVRSLVRETVLTARDLVYPLFVVPGVKVKTEIASLPGAYHFSVDLAVAAAREAYELGIPAVLVFGLPEYKDARGSSAWDAGSPVQQAIKAIKAALPELVVISDVCLCQYTDHGHCGLLTGQLVENDATLAVLAKVAVSHAAAGADMVAPSDMMDGRVAAIREALDMNDYQDVAVMSYAVKYASAYYGPFRDAADSAPQFGDRHSYQMDPANAREALKEAALDIDEGADLIIVKPALAYLDIVRSVKDNTRVPVAAYNVSGEYAMVKAAAANGWIDEQRTVLETLTGMKRAGADIIITYHALDAARWLK comes from the coding sequence ATGACTGCTCCGCTGATCAGACCCCGGCGGCTGCGGGTATCCGCCGGGGTGCGAAGCTTAGTAAGAGAAACCGTCCTGACAGCCAGGGATTTAGTCTATCCGCTGTTTGTTGTGCCAGGCGTAAAGGTTAAGACGGAAATTGCCTCATTACCGGGCGCCTATCATTTTTCGGTTGATCTTGCGGTGGCCGCGGCGCGTGAAGCTTATGAACTGGGTATTCCGGCGGTTTTGGTTTTTGGGTTGCCGGAATACAAAGATGCCCGGGGCTCGAGCGCCTGGGATGCCGGCAGCCCGGTTCAGCAGGCAATTAAGGCAATCAAGGCAGCGCTGCCGGAACTGGTGGTCATTAGTGATGTTTGTTTGTGCCAGTATACGGATCACGGGCATTGCGGGCTGCTGACCGGTCAGTTGGTTGAGAATGACGCAACGCTGGCTGTATTGGCCAAAGTTGCGGTAAGTCATGCGGCGGCGGGCGCTGATATGGTTGCGCCATCGGATATGATGGACGGCCGGGTTGCCGCTATTAGAGAGGCCCTGGATATGAATGACTACCAAGATGTTGCGGTGATGTCCTATGCCGTTAAATATGCGTCAGCCTATTATGGCCCTTTCCGGGATGCGGCTGATTCGGCGCCGCAGTTTGGCGATCGGCATTCTTATCAGATGGACCCGGCGAATGCAAGGGAAGCTTTAAAAGAAGCTGCCCTGGACATTGACGAAGGGGCCGATCTTATTATCGTAAAACCGGCGCTGGCCTATCTTGATATCGTTCGCAGCGTTAAAGACAATACCAGGGTGCCTGTGGCCGCCTATAATGTCAGCGGCGAATATGCCATGGTTAAGGCTGCCGCCGCCAACGGGTGGATTGATGAACAGAGGACTGTCCTGGAAACGCTGACCGGCATGAAGCGAGCCGGCGCTGACATCATTATTACTTATCACGCCTTGGATGCAGCGCGGTGGTTAAAGTAA
- the hemA gene encoding glutamyl-tRNA reductase: MQLVVLGLNHKTAPVEVRECFSFSEEQVKAALWHVRECDGMNECVILSTCNRTEMYAAVDDAEEAMPVMQKFLEQMAANQQEAADFLFFYSDVECIRHLFMVSSSLDSLVIGEGQILSQVKKAYSIARDVGTTSTVLNTLFHRAIAVGKKVRTETRIAFSAVSVSYAAVELAKNIFGDLSKSNVLLLGAGQMGELTARHLVDNGVETVFVSNRKYDRAVKLAEKFQGIAVPFEHFMKCAAKADIVITSTGAPHYIIRAWDVAHLMPKRNGKPIVLIDIAVPRDVEPEVAAINGVSLYNIDDLEAVVESNIRLREQEAELAEQIIDTEISELVHKFRYLSFRPVMALLADKAERIRLRELKRALAKLPDISSEQRKVMESLSKMIVRKLLRDPMVRINEAAGTDNEQFYIDAIGKLFKLDALGESRKSERKIGYRYARQ, translated from the coding sequence ATGCAACTGGTAGTTTTAGGTCTTAACCATAAAACAGCTCCTGTTGAAGTTCGGGAATGTTTTTCGTTTTCCGAGGAGCAAGTAAAGGCTGCCCTGTGGCATGTACGGGAATGTGACGGCATGAATGAATGTGTCATTCTGTCCACTTGCAACCGTACCGAAATGTATGCAGCAGTTGATGATGCGGAAGAAGCTATGCCGGTGATGCAGAAGTTTTTGGAGCAAATGGCGGCCAATCAGCAGGAAGCGGCGGATTTTTTATTTTTTTATAGTGATGTGGAATGTATCAGACACCTGTTTATGGTTTCTTCCAGCCTGGATTCTTTAGTGATCGGCGAAGGACAGATTCTCAGTCAGGTGAAAAAAGCCTATTCTATCGCCCGTGATGTAGGTACGACCAGTACGGTTCTGAATACTTTATTCCACCGGGCAATTGCTGTGGGTAAAAAGGTGAGAACTGAAACGAGAATTGCATTCAGCGCTGTGTCGGTAAGCTATGCGGCGGTTGAATTAGCAAAAAATATTTTCGGCGATTTATCCAAATCCAATGTATTATTATTAGGCGCCGGACAAATGGGTGAATTAACGGCCAGACATCTGGTTGATAACGGGGTGGAAACGGTTTTTGTATCCAACCGCAAATATGACCGCGCAGTAAAGTTAGCGGAAAAGTTTCAGGGGATAGCCGTACCTTTTGAGCATTTTATGAAATGCGCAGCCAAGGCTGATATTGTCATAACCTCAACCGGTGCGCCGCATTATATTATCAGGGCCTGGGACGTGGCTCACCTGATGCCCAAACGCAATGGCAAGCCGATTGTATTGATTGATATTGCAGTACCGCGTGATGTGGAGCCTGAGGTAGCGGCCATTAACGGGGTCAGCTTATACAATATTGATGATCTGGAAGCTGTTGTTGAGTCGAATATCCGGCTGCGGGAGCAGGAGGCCGAACTGGCCGAGCAGATTATTGATACGGAAATAAGTGAATTAGTACACAAGTTTCGCTATCTGTCCTTTCGTCCGGTGATGGCGCTGCTGGCTGATAAAGCCGAACGGATACGGCTTCGTGAACTTAAGCGGGCTTTGGCTAAGCTGCCTGATATTTCTTCAGAGCAACGTAAAGTGATGGAAAGCCTGTCGAAAATGATTGTGCGCAAACTATTACGTGATCCGATGGTTCGCATTAACGAAGCAGCCGGCACGGATAATGAGCAGTTTTATATTGACGCAATCGGCAAATTATTTAAACTTGACGCGTTAGGAGAGAGCAGAAAAAGTGAAAGAAAAATTGGTTATCGGTACGCGCGGCAGTAA
- the mrdA gene encoding penicillin-binding protein 2, producing MWDLEQSRRIKVLALLVVAAMAVLLLRLVWMQLYQGAQYKKIAEENRIHQISDPAPRGIIYDRNGAVLVSNRPAFAISIIPVNYTDEHDATGILTGILGCSAAEIKQMLQAAADNPYTPVRLRRDVDAATIARIEERKERLPGVLIEAIPVRHYLYNELAAHLMGYIGIISEEEYRQRKSQGYQVNDLVGKAGIEKIWEDLLRGQEGGLQVEVNAMGQEVQLVGEKKAATGQGLVLTLDANLQKTAEAVLKEQILQARRLGAPATGGAVVALDVKTGGVLALASSPGFDPNLFAGGIGSKDWNVLVMNDDHPLTNKTMQSAYPPGSVFKIVTAAAALDLGLTTATEIFHDRGVYVLNGWSFYGWNTKGLGDLDIIGALAWSSDPAFYELGHRLGADRLASYALTFGFGRPSGIKLPGEAAGLVPTENWKLAVYDQAWYPGETLIAAIGQGYYLATPLQQTLLLMAVANGGIMYRPLIVEKVLSADDGKVIRRYQPEVAGTVYLKPEIWDTIRKGLVAVTTEGTGAATFKGLGATVAGKSGSAETGKGTVHSWFSCYAPADNPEIALTVLVEEGGEGSMAAAPAVRKILDYYFAAKSQ from the coding sequence ATGTGGGATCTCGAACAATCACGCCGGATAAAAGTTTTGGCTTTACTGGTTGTTGCGGCTATGGCTGTCCTGCTGCTGCGATTGGTGTGGATGCAATTATATCAGGGCGCGCAGTATAAAAAAATTGCCGAGGAAAACCGGATTCACCAGATTTCCGATCCGGCGCCGAGAGGGATCATTTATGACCGGAATGGCGCAGTCCTGGTCAGTAACCGGCCGGCCTTCGCCATTTCAATTATTCCTGTTAACTATACGGATGAGCATGATGCGACGGGGATACTAACCGGGATTCTTGGCTGCAGCGCAGCTGAAATTAAGCAAATGCTGCAAGCCGCGGCGGATAATCCCTATACGCCTGTACGTTTGAGGCGGGATGTTGACGCCGCGACTATTGCCAGGATTGAGGAACGGAAAGAGCGCTTGCCCGGCGTATTAATTGAAGCAATACCGGTGCGGCACTATCTATATAACGAACTGGCTGCGCATTTAATGGGCTATATCGGCATAATTAGCGAGGAAGAGTACCGGCAGCGCAAAAGTCAGGGCTATCAGGTCAATGATCTGGTTGGCAAGGCGGGTATCGAGAAGATTTGGGAAGACCTGCTGAGAGGACAGGAGGGTGGTTTACAGGTTGAAGTGAATGCCATGGGGCAGGAAGTCCAGCTGGTGGGAGAAAAAAAGGCGGCTACAGGCCAGGGGCTGGTACTGACCCTGGATGCCAATCTGCAAAAGACGGCTGAAGCTGTGTTGAAGGAGCAAATCCTGCAGGCCCGCAGGCTGGGAGCGCCGGCGACCGGCGGAGCTGTGGTCGCTTTGGATGTAAAGACCGGCGGGGTGTTGGCTTTAGCAAGCAGTCCGGGGTTTGATCCGAACCTGTTTGCCGGGGGAATTGGCAGTAAAGACTGGAATGTATTGGTCATGAATGACGATCATCCGCTGACGAACAAAACAATGCAAAGCGCATATCCGCCCGGTTCGGTGTTCAAGATCGTAACTGCGGCGGCGGCGCTGGATTTAGGGCTTACTACCGCAACTGAGATTTTTCATGACCGGGGTGTCTATGTCTTAAATGGCTGGAGCTTTTACGGCTGGAATACCAAAGGGCTGGGCGATTTGGATATCATCGGGGCCTTGGCCTGGTCAAGCGATCCTGCTTTTTATGAGCTGGGTCATCGCCTGGGCGCCGACCGTTTAGCCAGTTATGCCCTGACTTTCGGCTTTGGACGGCCCAGTGGCATTAAACTGCCGGGTGAAGCGGCCGGACTGGTCCCAACGGAGAACTGGAAGCTTGCTGTTTATGACCAGGCGTGGTATCCCGGTGAGACGCTGATTGCAGCAATTGGACAGGGCTATTATCTGGCGACGCCGCTGCAGCAGACCCTGCTGTTAATGGCTGTAGCCAACGGCGGTATTATGTACAGGCCGCTGATTGTGGAGAAGGTCCTGTCCGCCGACGACGGTAAAGTGATCAGACGGTATCAGCCGGAGGTAGCTGGAACGGTATATCTTAAGCCGGAAATTTGGGATACGATCAGAAAAGGGTTAGTCGCTGTGACGACAGAAGGAACGGGCGCAGCGACGTTTAAAGGGCTGGGCGCCACTGTAGCCGGCAAATCCGGCTCAGCCGAAACGGGCAAGGGGACGGTCCATTCCTGGTTTTCCTGTTATGCGCCGGCCGACAACCCGGAAATTGCATTGACTGTATTGGTGGAAGAAGGCGGCGAAGGCTCGATGGCGGCGGCTCCGGCAGTGCGGAAGATCCTGGACTATTATTTTGCGGCGAAAAGTCAATAA